GAAAGCCACTTCGTCAGCCGAGCCATGGCTCTTGAAAACCAGCCCGCGCAGGCCCAACAGGGCCGCGCCGTTGTACCGGCGATGATCCAAGCGGTTTTTAAACGCTTTTAGCACCGGATAGGCAACGATCGCCGCAGCCTTGGTGAAAATGCTCCGGGAAAATTCGACACGAATGAATTCGCCGATCATCGACGCGACGCCTTCGCTCGCCTTCAGGGCGACGTTTCCGACAAAACCGTCACACACGACGATGTCGGTCGTTCCCTTGAAAATATCGTTGCCTTCCACGTTCCCGTAGAAGTTCAAATCTTTCGAGTTCGCCGCTGTACGGAGCAGTTGGCTGGCCTTTTTGATTGTTTCGCTGCCTTTGATGGCTTCTTCGCCCACATTGAGCAAACCGACCGAGGGCGACTCGTTGCCCGTCAGCGCGGAGACCAGTGCCGAACCGAGCACGGCGAACTGCAACAGGTCTTCAGCGTCGCAATCGACGTTCGCCCCCAGATCGAGCACCGTGGTGGCACCACCCTTGATGTTGGGCAGCTGCGGCGCAATCGCGGGCCGGTCGATGCCGTCGAGCGTCTTGAGCAGGTAGCGCGCAATGGCCATCAGCGCGCCCGTGTTCCCGGCCGAGATGGCAGCCTGTGCGGCGCCGTCCTTGACCTGCTGAATCGCGACGCGCATGGAAGAGTCCTTCTTCTTGCGCAGCGCGATCTCGATCGGGTCGTCCATGCCCACCACTTCGCTGGCGGCAACGATGCGGGCTCTCGGATGCTTGGCAAAACCGGCCAGGGCAGCGGGCGCGCCGACCAGCAGCAGCGACGCTTCCGCATGCCGCTCGAGAAACGCGCGGCAGGCCGCGAGCGTGACGCGCGGCCCATGGTCGCCACCCATGCAATCCACGGCAAGCGTGATTGCGGCGGGCGCGGCGGAGGATTCGGAGGAGGAAGACGTAACCATCAAAACAAAGGCCCGACGCTACAGCAAAAGTAGCTTCGGGCCTCGGCCTTGGGATGCGAAATCAGGCTTCGGACTTGCTCTTGAGAACCTGGCGGCCACGGTAGAAACCGTTCGGGCTGATGTGGTGACGCAGGTGCGTTTCACCGGTGGTCGGTTCCACGGCAATGCCGGGCACGACCAGCGCATTGTGGGAACGGTGCATGCCGCGCTTGGAAGGCGACTTCTTGTTTTGCTGGACGGCCATGATGGCTCCTGGACTGTTAGGTGAGTGATTGGATGCGCTCTTTTGCGGTGGCAATACAGGAAATTCAACGGCATGTATGGAATGCCCTCGACTGATTCATCTGTCTTGCTGCTCACGGCGGCGCGCGCGAAGC
The Variovorax paradoxus genome window above contains:
- the rpmF gene encoding 50S ribosomal protein L32: MAVQQNKKSPSKRGMHRSHNALVVPGIAVEPTTGETHLRHHISPNGFYRGRQVLKSKSEA
- the plsX gene encoding phosphate acyltransferase PlsX, with the translated sequence MVTSSSSESSAAPAAITLAVDCMGGDHGPRVTLAACRAFLERHAEASLLLVGAPAALAGFAKHPRARIVAASEVVGMDDPIEIALRKKKDSSMRVAIQQVKDGAAQAAISAGNTGALMAIARYLLKTLDGIDRPAIAPQLPNIKGGATTVLDLGANVDCDAEDLLQFAVLGSALVSALTGNESPSVGLLNVGEEAIKGSETIKKASQLLRTAANSKDLNFYGNVEGNDIFKGTTDIVVCDGFVGNVALKASEGVASMIGEFIRVEFSRSIFTKAAAIVAYPVLKAFKNRLDHRRYNGAALLGLRGLVFKSHGSADEVAFGHALDRAYDAARNNLLDRVRARIAHAAPLLARQESAVPADATALHA